The Solenopsis invicta isolate M01_SB chromosome 12, UNIL_Sinv_3.0, whole genome shotgun sequence DNA window aaagtaatttttcgtTGGTGCCAGAAGGGGGCTAGCTTATTAGGGATCACTATCGCGTCTCTTGATTAACAGAACAACATTAATCCTTTTTTAGAATTaagattttgttttctttaatgtttaattattttctataactatatataatttttagtttagcACTTTCTTAATACTCAACAGTCATAATTTATTTGTGCAGAGTTGAAATCTATGTAcgacatataaaaatgttgcagacaaattaatatgaaaaatatgaatgcACCAGTGCGTCATAAAACTATATCTATATACtacaaaatcactttttttttctcatgtcgacagaatttttaaataatattatactctCGCTTTCGATTTATATTTAAGAGCTTCAGCTTGGATCTTAACAAATCATCtttgtttgatttaaataatgttaaatatttgaacttcagtttaagcattttgATCACGGTCCGATTCGCTCTCAAATCGCTATTGGctttattctatttttgtttatgtttaatGAACAATAAAGATAGAGGAAATTTAGTGTTTTGAACGGGAATCTAATCGCGGCCTTAGTCAGTATGACAGATATCTTAACTGCTCTAACTCGCTAAATTTAACGCTGAATAACTCGTTTCGTGAGGCAGATTGCCACCTTTTTctatcagatttttttcattttgagtgaaaacgtGTCGAATGAGTACATTCTTATTAAGATTTGAGGCAAAACTCTTATTCTAAATGCTAGAATAATTATAACAGATGATGTTacaatagaattattaatatttgagacACATTTTAAACATGTTGTATCTTTCATTTCATGAATATTCATTCAGAGATACATAtagatcaatttttttcaaagatgtttttttattttcgtaatGCGCGTTTGAGAATTTATATGCAATACGTACTTctcatttctaaaatttattttaatttcattataagatgtaaaaataaagcaTGAAAACAATTTTCTAAAAGCAGATATCCTTCGCCGTTAATTTTATCAGCAATCATCAAGTATGAGGGTATTGAGCGACTTGTGTCAAATTCGATTCCTGATTTATCAGtggttaatatttattttatttataaaagagcgaaaaacatttatatgaaAAGCAATATATGTCTCTAAAATATACAAGTTTTAATATTACTCTAATAATATTTCGTAATTTTAGAATAGAATTATAAGGTTCGCTTCCATGTTGTATATTAGAAGGAAGGAGCGAGAAAAATCTCATATTGGAAGAGACAAAGAGACAAAGTGATTAAAGTGTAACATATTTCATTAGGTTTTTATTGATGTGACATGTATAAATACGTGCTCTAGGCATACTGGCgtttttcgtgtaataaaaataattatagcgaaAAACGACGCAGAAAGTGTAATATCAAATCGGTAATATAGTATACGACAACCACCAAGGTTGATACATGGTAAAATCGTCTTCGAAATTTATGTAAGTCGCATTTTCTGGATACAAAGTACTATCCATATCTATATCATTATTGGAAATAcgattaattaatctttaattgaCAGTCAGCGAATGTAGGGTTATAAAAGTTTACCTTAGGGGAAGTTGGAGCTGCGCATACTGGATATTTGGCCCGTGCTTATAGATTTATCGCGCTGAGACTTATTTAAGTCCGTTATATAAAGGGTcaaaagaaaatgtagaaaCTTTCGGATATTATAGGCTCTTTGGCACGACTATCCGGATATGTTTTAACATTCCCTGATTGATTTCCGACTTATAGCTTCCGAACTACATTCGGCTATAGGGCTATCAAAACTTATCTTTCTAACGTGCGAAAAGAATTTTCATGACAAGTTTTTTGCTCATACTGCATGTTGACATATACGTATTTAGTTTAGCTTGATATCTGAGTATTCGCGACGATATATTCTCGTTACAACTCAAATCATCCTACTATCTTAAAGTTTTGTGAATCTCACCGCAAAGAAGGAATGTCGGAGCAATTGTCTATCCGTGTGTAAACCGCAATTATTTTTGCCGTTTCTATAAAATAGCAGTTCTAAAAGAATAACTTTCTAAAAGAggagaacaaaataaaaatttgaaattatgcTATCGTAGTTGGTACTATCTCGACTTCCTGAGACGTGTCACTTAGCATTAAAGTAGCCGTCGTTTGCTGCCGAGAATTCTGGTCGATACCTCTGGTGCTCGGTGGAACGTACGTCCACCACgctaagaaaaagaaaagaagcgaAGCCGCTTTTCCGATGAATGCCAGCGCGAGCATATACCTGCAAAAATATATGCGAtgtaaataacagaaataaGTAAATGTTCAAGTAGAAATAAATCAGAGAAAGCACAAATAAGTAGAGAAGCACCAATTACAGTCCAGGCTGGATCTTgctttctaataatattttataaactttaaatacatttttagttaGAAATTTTGGTCACCGAACACGGTCGGGCTTGAAACACATAAACTGAAGTTAgacataatataacaaattaaattgtcaatttttaataatgatactACAATTAATTTGGAAcactataaagaatttattacgaaaaatattaccaTTACGATTTGAAACTCTCTTTCTGTGACAAAGTATTTATCTCAATAaccatttaaaatttacatataaaatattatcaagcaTCAGTCTTGActgtatactgaaaaaaaaaatacaaatttatctgtgaaatataattttgtgggATTTAATTatagtgaaatattatatacgacgaaatatgtaaaattttattcctagcaaataaaccaattaataagaaaaagagatgtatttcacagaaatgtatattttgtcaTCGCAgtgaaattttttgataataaacaATGAAGAAAACATACAAGTAATTTCTTGCTAATACTTGGACTTATTTCTCATTCTCTGTTTATTATACTTGTCTTATTTGAGAGACCTGGGCCTAATCATCGTATAATTTGCCAACCTGCTCATGTAATAGTTGTCGTAAACGAGACACGCTCCTCTGCCGTCGCACGTTTCGTTCCACAAGATGCAAGTGTCGTCTATAAGAGCGCCGAAAACCATGGGTGCCGGTATCGTCCCCAGAATCCGAACTTTGATCCATTGTATACCCAGAGCGAACGATCGCTGATCGTCGCGCACGACCCTCAGCGTGGACGAGAGCGCGGGCATCGTGCAGAGGAAGGTCATGAACATGTTACAGAACGCCAAGACGATGAACAGCCACAGGTACGAGCACGAGCTTGCGCAGGTGGTATTGATAGCTTCGTACTGGACGACGTTCCCGGTATTTTCGCTCGTCAAATTCATCGCCGGCGCGTGTATACAGCTACAGTCCGAGTATACCTGAAtgaagaaacgtttattttctaCGTGAAAACGGCTCGTCTTTCTATTCCGATAATACACTTGGGAATATAGTTATACTTTGACATTGTTTATCGGCGTTTCTCGATAGCATCCAGCGTGGCAGGGCGAGTAGTACGTGATCCCGTCTACGCCGCATATAGGATCGAATTGCGATCTGGAGCACCCGCAGCCATTGTTGCAGCTGTTCTCGAGAGACATCGCGAACTTTCTGTAAAAATAAGTAAGCGCAATCTCTCGAACGAGCTACTTATTATCGTTTGCGAGATTCTACTCCTATCGTCATTAGGCTAAATTTATCGACTGTGTACGAACCTCGTGAGGTTTTGATAGGGCACGGTCAATCCAGCGAAATCCAAGTTCGGGCAGTTTAGAGCGAAACACAGGGTAAAAGCGATGCAGGCGGTTGTAGCCAGcaagcaaaatttcaaaatgccGGAACAGGGTAGGTTGAAGCGTTTGATTAGATAGCCGCCGAGAAAAGTACCACCGCCTCCTGCCGGTACGGTCACCAATCCTAAACATCGAAAGCGTTATTTTATATAGCGGTAATTAATTAACGTTCAGATATTATCAATTTGCTGACTACGATttacattattcttttttacatgAAATCATTTTCGAAGCTTTATGAAAATGATTCCACGCAACGCGCTCGTGTGATATTCATGCTACCTATACTACGATAgacttattattaattaattgaatcgTGACATTATTCACCCATCAGTAACGCGGCCGAGCTGGCACTGACgctgaattgattttcaatcaGTTTCGGTAGGAAAGCAGCAAATCCGGCAATCAGCAACCCTTCACTGGCACCTGCTAGATTCAGCATAAAAAATGCCGGATTTCCAAGTAATTCGGTCAAAGCGCGTGGCAGCTCTCGTATCTTGGAAAACGCTTCTCCCGTCGCCGCGGTGGAAGATCGAGCCGATTTCTCGTGCGCCTCCGACACCCTATCCTTGGCTAATTCCTCCGATCCTATTCAAACCGTTCGTCTTTTTATAGTGCTCACTTGTACCCAATATCCTTCTGATATCTCCGAGgagtttttctctctttcactaTTATTTCATCTAAAATCTTAGAAGAGGGAATAGTGATCATACCGGGTAAAACTGCGGGAAATGCCAAAACGGGTATCGCGATGACGAAGCATATGACAGCTGCTGCTAAAAAACCGATCCACCATGCACCAATCCAGACATTACTATCGGAAGTTAATCCAATCCTGAAATTCATCAACGGTTTTAGAATGCAATAGATTGGATGTGAAACGTATTGGCAAGTCTTGTCTTTGGAATTATATTTAGAATTCATTCTATATAGATCCCGATGGATTTCGATACTCTATTTCGAGTTTCCTTTTCAACGATAATGGATGTAAGTATACGCGAAAACGAAACTGGAACACCGATTAATTTCTATCGTTTTTATCACGGTTCGATTAACTgacgagaaaaaaatatctgacCGATATTTCACCGCTAGAAAAAGGATATACATTTGAAAGATTATTTCGGACGCATATACGATTtaatctatatgtatattatattccAATTTAACTTTTTCTCTGGCAGTCATTTGACAATTCTAATCTCGTGCATTCAGAAATTCTCAACCGAAAAAAACTTtacgtcattttttttaattaatcgataGTATGAGAAGCAATCTCTTTTGCTTTTAGCTCCAACATTGATGACACAATTATTTGaatgaataaaagtaattttgccGAAGATTCGACGACGAATAACGTATAACTATCGATTACATATAGTTACGTTAAAACAATAAGATCACTGCTGCAGTGGTCAATTACCAGTAGctatttaataaaactgttaaattagattatttaataaacatattaaaataataaattgcaaattaattaatatcttttagaTCTTTAGATCTTTTCgtacagattttattaaaatatttttagttaaaatgtaattatattaagttgtttttatttgttcatcaACTGGCACAGCGACTACATTTGAAAAACATGTTTTTCTcggttttttctatttaatagcGTGATAGCACAAGTCACGAATAGATCGTAAACAATCTTCAATGGTTTTGAACAGAAATCGGGACGTCTATAGCACGTCTATAGCACGAGCTAgtcattctttaattttttttatacttttgagTCTTTTGAGTGATATATTCCAATCAATATTGacgagtttttttaatttgtcgatTGATCAATTGCATTATTCGTAAAAGCAATTTTTACAGAGTAAAGGTGCATTTGcacataatgcgattgatcaatcaatgaattaaaaaaactcgcCTTGTATCTCAGGACGCTGAAGCGTGAAGGTTCCAGGCGTAAGCAAGAGTTTGCTgtttattcaaagaaatttaaagtaccggaaaattatcttaaattaaatgtactttttgtaataaaaaccTTGCAAAAAATGACTAGCGTAtgatcatgtaaaaaaatatatataaacttctcataaaaataattaaaattcttctgttaaagaatttaattggaaataataattacataactAAAGAAGTAAAGTTTTGGCAATTTAAATCTATTATCTAAGAAGTAAAGAATTAATCTGTAAcaatcaaaatataaacattaaatatatataacataaaaaaaattgtttgaaaaaaagatttgttattttttttacaaagaaaatcaaattatggttaaaaaattgatttttttcattaacatCTCTAACAGTGACTCtatataacgaaaaaaaaatattctctctttGCAGATAGAAAAGAATTCCTTTATTCAATATATCAGTCTACGATATTTCGTAAGATCAAAGCTTAcatcatatattatttacacAATTATTAATGTCAGTTACGTAAAGGACTGctgttgaaaattttgataaatattaattacaaatgtttCACTCGATCCATTGACATTACGGAAATACCAATGAcgcaatttttatctaaaaagtaATAGAGAGAATCGATGCTTGTGATCTGAGAAAAggaataatttgtttaacgcTCGAAACCCATTACTAGAGGAAGCGGCACGCGAGCGAAGCTATAATGTAACTTATCGCAGGAAGGAAACTTGAAAGTGAGAAAGCGGAAAAGTGCACGTAGAGAAGTCATTCATTTCAACCGGCTTGAGGCCAGCTGCATCTGCCGGCGGTCGtagccgctgctgctgctgctgctgctgctacatCTCCGGCGAAACTTTTCATTTACCTGCGAAATTAAACGCGGCGCATGCACGAACGACTCTCACGTGCAGCAGCGATAGGAGAGCCCGTACCTATTACGCGAATAATTTCGTCTTATTTTTGTGTTCTTTTTTCTTGAGAATCTCGTTTCTCGTAAAAGAGAAAGGATGTAATTGCAACCGCAAGGGACGTAGTTGCGGAGAGACGCGTCGcgatttatttccattttattcaTTCCTCCTCCGCGCAAGTAAGATTTTTCCCTTTCAGATATACGCGCGTGAGCGCGtgtgaaaatatgtaaaaaaaaaggtcgTCTCCTCGAACGATTAATTTGATTCTCACGCGGTACGGAATGACTCAACGGGGGTTAGGTCGATGAAGGGGGTGCGCGCGGTGGTTGGGGAGGAAGAGTCCGCAGGGAGACGCGTAGACAAATGGAACTTGATTGTGTCCTAAGTGCTGGGGGATGAGCCAACAGTTTTGAAGGGTAATATCGGCGTCATCGTCAAACATTGGTTCGCCACTTGACATTTTCCCCATGGGATATATTATACTGTACATCGGTGGAGTTACACGCACTATTAATCTCGGCCCATTATACGCTCTAATGAGTCTGTGGAATATTTTTAACGGCAGCGGTATATTACAGAAGCGTGCGTCTCCGCATTTTCACGCCTCTCGAATAAATATAcactttttttcctttcgaaTGCATCGAATGTACGACAATGTATTAAACCGATTTATCGACGCGCCGTCGTTTGATAATTGCTACTGAAAATTAGCTAATCGAATCGTGCACGCTCTATTTCACGCTCATTCCTTTCCGCCATCCTATTTATAAGACGGTATCTCTTCAATCTTTTTTCTGCACGTGTACCTGATATCTCTTATCAACTATATTCGcaaactgagagaaaaaattattaaattttaattaatatttaattcgaatactattaatgaaatatttactaaatgtaaatatattagtaTAGAactacttatttaattttagtattattttttacaaagttaatatttatgaatCTCATTTTATTAGTGCTATtcgaataaacatttattaaaattttataattttttctctcagtgcaactatcgataaaaaataaaaagacgatTGAAAACTAACGGATTAATCGACGCTTTACGTATTATTGAGGGATCATTTTACTATCAAATTCCTCGTGAACAACCAACATGCGCATTACGATCAACATACCAACGTCGTCATTCGAATACTAGTGGCAAAATGACGAATATGCGCATTTGCATACCATCAGATCAGTGAGTTATTCCCGTTCGTAACCGCGCGTCGACACACGCATTACCGTGTCCGTattcgtatatgtatatacatatgcgtTCTCGCTTGTACGCGTATATTCCATCGGAGAGATAGACGAGAACGACCGATAAATCCTCGCgagaatttaataaagttaccGCTGACGCGCGACTAAACGTTCCCGCATGTTATCAGGAAAAAAAGTGGAAAATGCGTTTAGCGTGACAACGGGAAGAGACGAATTCCGAAGCCACGACCGGTTACACGTTTCTCCCTGTCTTCGTTCGACTATACGCTCCACATCGCGAAATGCGAATAAAAAATATCCATCACTCTCGGCTCATTGTCTCTTCTTCTCGCGGAGAAAAAAGATAtctgatatatataaaaaaaaaatatataaaagaatatagcGCGCGCGGATATCGatctatttgaatatttaaatacttacgTCGAGGAGTCCACCGTAAGAAAGTCTgtgtaaattttcaataattcacCACCGACCACGTAGCCTAGTGCGGGTCCTATTATGGCCATAGTATAATAAACACCTGacacaaaatacattttattttactaaaatcgagaaaaaattaatatgtacacggaaagaacggttttgctgaagtctATAATTTAaccacacagaaaaaaattagtattgaattaaaactaatatattctattagttttaattcaatttaacgcaatcattgttttatacattgagaaaaagatacttgaaaatttatccgtgagatataaatttatttcatttgattTTCTATATATGacgaaataagattttattccCAACaagtatatcaattaaaaagaaaaatgagacGTGTCTTTCACAGCAATGTGGACATAGTAAGAAATAACAGGGCAATTTCCACACAAGACGAGGGCTGGATGTTTATCGTCTCATTTCAAGATCTTCTATCACATTATTACTTGGCTTATCAACCAACGACGATACATCCATCCTCGTGGAACAAATTCTTGACTCCCACTTCCCAGAACTCGAGGAACTGTATTGATTGTCATTTTTGGGGAAGATTTATCGAAGATAACTCGAAGAGAAGCAGAAATGTCTGATGAATAAATTCATGTTACATTaagtcaaatatattttatttgcgtcCCAACAATTGTATTCGATTCTCATTTGTggagcaattttatttcttttaatatcgaGAGTTCTTATActaatattgttgaaaataGTTTcttagactatcaaaataattatgtaggatgcttaaagttgcaaaaagttttagcATTCTAGCAAGCATCTTTTGAAtatcaatgtaattatttttatacccATACGTAGTTCAATTTTTAGGTACTTGAGCAAAGCCGTTCTTTACGTGTATGCGTTGTTTTGTAGGCGTCTCTTACCTAGATACACCGAAGACATCTTCTTCGACACATTTTCATCTAAATACGTAACCCCGAGAGTATAAAAGGGTGCCGCACCGGCGCCGTGCAACAGCTGAGCTACCAGAAATATGGTTAAGTACACGCCACTGTAAGGCTCTAGCTCCGCTTGAACGGTAGATTGATCCGTGCAGGATATCTGAGTGGCCGAAATAATGATAAATCTGGCGTCGCCGGTTCACTAGGCAAACTACGTAAATAGAAGTGGAAATCGAGAAAAGCACGATATTACAAACAAGTTTCGATTAGTCACGCACGCATTTCATTACGCATTGTGTTTGTTATCGATTGTGATGTAAATTTCAGTTAGAAATTCTAACGAGAAAATTTAAACGTGTGTGTTCAACCGAGCGATACAACCGTGTTTTGTTAAGAGTTACGCGTTACGAAACAAGTTATCGTTTCGATTAAACTTGTCACGTTGCGATGAAGTAAACCGCGTACGTAAATGAAGAATTTAAATACGTTCGATAGTAATTTGCTCGCTTACCGAATGGCTCGATATATTGCTGACACTTTGGCATATGTTGTCTGTTTGCTGACCCCCTCTATATGGTCCGGCAAGATAATGCGGAGACGCAAACAGCAGACTACCTATACCTAAGACTAGAATCCCTATGCCGATATACCTGCGACAGCCCAGAATATCCGGTTATAATAGGGTAAATAGATGTAAAGCTTGCGTTAATTCTAGACCGATGTTTTCAAAgacgaagaaagaaaaaagcagAACAAATCGGATAAAAACAGTGGAAATGGTCATCAAGTGATAGCGGTGTATTCAATTATAATGATCTGCATCATagctaaatatatatattatttggagtgctagctttttttttatcgggtaaaataggtaaaaaaaaGATCTCCGGAAGGACTATCGATTGTCGATTACGCGAACGAGGGTTCCGAAACGTCGTCGCCGTAGAAAAGAAGCGGGATGAGGATTAACCGCCGACAGTGTCGGACCGAACTGACGCGTtagcaattaatatttatgagaaTCGTCGTGCAGAAACGTTATcggtattaatattaatgcgtGAGATAATGGCGCGAGACGACATACACGTGCGTATATACCTTGGTTTCGATGCTTTCGCACGTCCGCCGAGATAGCTTACTGGTACGAGAAGAAGGAAACTAGCTATATCGTATCCGCCCGCTATCAAGCCGGTCTCCGACGATTTCAGTCCGAATCTCCTCTCTATCGTCGTTATGACGACATTTATAAAACCATTTACGACCATTCCTGAAACAACGAAGACGCTCATTTATACGTGCGCGTGTATGTACGAGTATGTGCGTGTACGTGTAACCGATGGCTCCACTCGCTTAACCTATTCAACTTTACGATATTTGCTTGTCAAAACCCggcaatttattttacaactgATTGTGAAGGATAACTTTTtgtgtgataaaaaattttaattgcaaaatatcaCGAACGATTTTTTAATAAGCATATTGCAATCTATCGTCACGTGTATTTACATTGAGAATTTAATGGTGCTGCAATCAGGGTTGGAAAGTAACGCCTTACTTtctttctattattttcttttggTAACGATCCTACTTTTTTCTGTCTGTAACGGGAACGATAACGTCGTCACATTTTTACAGGAAACGATAAcgatttttatcgttattttataaacGCGCGATATACCTGCGTATGGATCATGTTACGAAACCACTATATTCGTGCTGAAGTGATCAAATAGTGATACAGACGATTGGATGCCACTCtcgaaaaaaaatcatcaaatttttgtgaaaaggtaaatgaaaaaagtaataaatcgtTACTTTCTAAATAACGTGTTATTTAAAGTTCCCAACCCCGATTGCAACGTATATAAGTCTACACATCAGCGTTGATCTTTTTAGCTTCTCTTATATGGGACCACCGAGTAAATGGCTCCCTTAGGATGCAtctaataaacatattttaatccTAAAGAACTACCACTGGCGAGAGAGAACACTCATTTcgctaaaaattaaatattatatttttttatatttgcaaatttatacaCTGAGATAAAAGTTGTTAACATGACTGAATTttttaactcgattaaattttttcagttcaagtatttattttatgtatttgccttaaatacataaatacttgaactgaagaaattcaaaaattgaaaaatttagtcaagttaacaacttttctttttcagtgtatattttacaataattgttgaatttttttttttttttttttaattttctcgtcGACGGTTTATTCCTTTTACGCTGTTCTCGTATACGTAATAGACATCGGTCGAACAATTTTCCCGTTACCGTCAATCATCAACCCTCCACTCTTATTTTCATGTAGAAGCATCAAAATTGCGAACTCAAACGTACGGCTATTAGCGTCACTCGTGCGATAACAATTTGTCGCATCAAATGCTATCGAGGAATTATGTCTACAAAGACGCTGCTCGCTCGAtctctttttataataacggcgcgcggcgtgcgGAGTCGATGAGAAGAACAGCGTGAAAATTCTCTCGTCCCTGACATTCGCGTCTAATCTCGAATGATCGAAAGAAAGTTAACGCTTTACGCACCAACGCTAAAGGCAAACTCGAAAGGAAAGGAATCAAAGAACCGAGAAACATTTCGTTGGCGCAAAAGGTTTCATGTaaaattcaaatcaaatttaaaaagcaGAACTGCGGCAAAATCAAAGCGGAAATTATCGCAACTGGCAGCAGCGCTGCTTTCGATACactattttccaattaaaaaaatatgtttatttatttagaaatcgTTTTACTTTTTAGAGAGCTATGAATTTTTTCACTCGATAAACTTAATGGAAAAAAACGATAATTCTTCGTACCAGCCTAATCTATTGGCATCTTTCAAAcacgagagaaaaaattcttaaattttcataaatatttattaaaatttaataactttttctacAGTGCAGCATTTTGATTGAAAACATGAAAACGTCGTTTTCAGAGCGCGCTAATAGGCTCATCGAGATGAAGCGTATCGGGCGGATCTCCGCGTACGAAAAGTCATCAAAGTACGTACCTTGCATCGCCCCGGCCCAGCACAGCCAGAAA harbors:
- the LOC105202696 gene encoding solute carrier organic anion transporter family member 4A1 isoform X5 encodes the protein MHETLSSFPEQFGDGPRKPEIKPEIPKETDRTADNLKCGWFWFRPIYLQKFRTAKWALFWLCWAGAMQGMVVNGFINVVITTIERRFGLKSSETGLIAGGYDIASFLLLVPVSYLGGRAKASKPRYIGIGILVLGIGSLLFASPHYLAGPYRGGQQTDNICQSVSNISSHSISCTDQSTVQAELEPYSGVYLTIFLVAQLLHGAGAAPFYTLGVTYLDENVSKKMSSVYLGVYYTMAIIGPALGYVVGGELLKIYTDFLTVDSSTIGLTSDSNVWIGAWWIGFLAAAVICFVIAIPVLAFPAVLPGSEELAKDRVSEAHEKSARSSTAATGEAFSKIRELPRALTELLGNPAFFMLNLAGASEGLLIAGFAAFLPKLIENQFSVSASSAALLMGLVTVPAGGGGTFLGGYLIKRFNLPCSGILKFCLLATTACIAFTLCFALNCPNLDFAGLTVPYQNLTRKFAMSLENSCNNGCGCSRSQFDPICGVDGITYYSPCHAGCYRETPINNVKVYSDCSCIHAPAMNLTSENTGNVVQYEAINTTCASSCSYLWLFIVLAFCNMFMTFLCTMPALSSTLRVVRDDQRSFALGIQWIKVRILGTIPAPMVFGALIDDTCILWNETCDGRGACLVYDNYYMSRYMLALAFIGKAASLLFFFLAWWTYVPPSTRGIDQNSRQQTTATLMLSDTSQEVEIVPTTIA